One window of Chamaesiphon minutus PCC 6605 genomic DNA carries:
- a CDS encoding PEP-CTERM sorting domain-containing protein (PEP-CTERM proteins occur, often in large numbers, in the proteomes of bacteria that also encode an exosortase, a predicted intramembrane cysteine proteinase. The presence of a PEP-CTERM domain at a protein's C-terminus predicts cleavage within the sorting domain, followed by covalent anchoring to some some component of the (usually Gram-negative) cell surface. Many PEP-CTERM proteins exhibit an unusual sequence composition that includes large numbers of potential glycosylation sites. Expression of one such protein has been shown restore the ability of a bacterium to form floc, a type of biofilm.), which yields MKFKRILSLALGSGIVLGFGAIEAPNASAALLTSYQFNGNGNWSLDGVGSNINPVGNISAFVPVGSRIEKAFLYSSTNLNNNSFVPNVNFDGTTYSGAAWTNLGSTSASSGSLTAFRTDVTNQVAAKVGTGSPLEFIFSVLSENPSASIDGEALAIVYSNPNELERTIAFLDGFTNPLGDTTSVNLADPLTSTQLSNPNFEALLSLGIGFSAGGASGQFSRVDVNGSRLTTAAGGADDGGLINGGLITIGGLGDSTGNPLNPNSNTEPDDELYSIKSFLAAGNTQIQIDTLNPSNDDNIFFAGINITARAGVNAPPPSDPTAVPEPFTIVGTLIGAGTAFRMRKRLKATNKL from the coding sequence ATGAAATTCAAAAGAATCTTAAGTTTAGCTTTAGGATCGGGCATAGTGCTAGGATTCGGAGCGATTGAAGCCCCTAATGCGAGTGCTGCACTACTAACTTCCTATCAATTTAATGGCAATGGAAATTGGTCGCTTGATGGTGTAGGCAGTAATATCAATCCGGTAGGGAATATTAGTGCTTTTGTGCCAGTGGGTTCGAGAATTGAAAAAGCTTTTCTTTATAGTAGTACTAACCTTAACAATAACTCATTTGTCCCAAATGTTAACTTTGATGGAACTACTTACAGTGGTGCAGCCTGGACTAATCTTGGTAGTACCTCAGCTTCTTCGGGAAGCCTAACAGCTTTTCGCACAGACGTTACTAATCAAGTTGCCGCTAAAGTTGGAACTGGAAGTCCTCTAGAGTTCATCTTTTCCGTCTTGAGTGAGAATCCCAGTGCCAGCATTGACGGTGAAGCCTTGGCAATTGTTTATAGCAACCCAAATGAGCTAGAACGGACGATCGCTTTCCTGGATGGTTTCACTAACCCATTAGGTGACACGACCTCTGTCAATTTAGCCGATCCGCTCACGAGTACTCAACTCTCAAATCCGAATTTTGAAGCATTGCTGTCTTTAGGTATCGGTTTTAGTGCAGGAGGAGCGAGCGGTCAATTCTCTAGAGTCGATGTTAACGGCTCGCGATTGACTACTGCGGCTGGCGGTGCTGATGATGGTGGTTTAATTAATGGGGGATTGATAACAATCGGTGGTCTTGGTGATAGCACTGGTAATCCCCTCAATCCCAATAGTAATACCGAGCCTGATGATGAACTTTACTCGATTAAATCGTTTCTAGCTGCTGGCAACACCCAAATTCAGATCGATACGCTCAATCCTTCAAACGACGATAATATCTTCTTTGCTGGTATCAACATTACCGCCAGAGCAGGAGTTAACGCACCACCACCAAGCGATCCCACCGCAGTTCCCGAACCTTTTACGATCGTGGGAACGCTCATCGGTGCTGGCACGGCATTCCGGATGAGAAAAAGATTGAAAGCTACTAACAAATTGTAG
- a CDS encoding DUF3493 domain-containing protein yields MTELKPKPKPDSIDPELWRRLQAEAKSPFRGLRQFVYVSCAISGAVGGLVFFFKLLAGRELETTIPNLAIQVGVVALMVFLLRIDKAKD; encoded by the coding sequence ATGACAGAATTAAAGCCAAAACCAAAGCCCGATTCGATCGATCCAGAACTTTGGCGTCGGCTTCAGGCAGAGGCAAAATCGCCATTTAGAGGCTTGCGTCAGTTTGTGTATGTCAGTTGCGCGATTTCTGGTGCTGTCGGTGGGTTAGTGTTCTTCTTCAAGCTACTCGCAGGTAGAGAGTTGGAAACCACAATCCCCAATCTTGCCATCCAGGTTGGTGTCGTTGCCTTGATGGTATTCCTGTTGCGGATCGATAAAGCCAAAGATTAG
- a CDS encoding thioredoxin family protein encodes MAEFIKDEAEFNSLLGSANVLVVDCTATWCGPCKLVAPLIDRLAAEYGDRAQIFKLDVEPNRDLAKSLGIRNIPAVIFFKSGEKIETIVGVKSYEDFSLAVEKLL; translated from the coding sequence ATGGCTGAATTTATTAAAGATGAAGCAGAATTTAATTCTCTGTTAGGATCGGCAAATGTATTGGTAGTAGACTGTACCGCTACTTGGTGTGGCCCCTGTAAATTAGTGGCACCATTAATCGATCGATTGGCAGCAGAGTATGGAGATCGCGCTCAAATATTTAAGCTAGATGTCGAACCAAATCGAGACTTAGCCAAAAGTTTGGGGATTAGAAACATTCCCGCTGTCATCTTTTTTAAATCTGGTGAAAAAATTGAAACGATCGTGGGAGTTAAGTCCTATGAAGACTTTAGTCTAGCTGTAGAAAAGTTACTATAA
- the lpdA gene encoding dihydrolipoyl dehydrogenase, with the protein MSEQFDYDLVIIGAGVGGHGAALHAVSCGLKTAIVEAGDMGGTCVNRGCIPSKALLAASGRVREMRNAHHLKAMGIQVDNVNFDREGIAAHASNLVSKLRGDLTNSLTRLNVEVIRGWGKVVASQKISVTTPEGEKFITAKDVMISSGSIPFVPPGIEVDGKTVFTSDDAIKLETLPQWIAIIGSGYIGLEFSDVYTALGSEVTMIEFFDQLMPGFDTDIAKLAKRILIDPRDIDARPSLLAKRVIPGSPVVIELADAKTKEVVEILEVDACLVATGRIPDTKNLNLEAVGVALDRRGFIPVNDRLEVLIDDKPVPHLWAIGDATGKMMLAHAASAQGIIAVENICGRSKEVDYQSIPAAAFTHPEISFVGMTEAQAKEAATAGGFEIAAVRSYFKGNSKAIAEGEADGMAKVIYRKDTGEVLGTHIIGLHAADLIHEASNAIAQRNSIHNLATYVHAHPTLSEVLDEAYKRAAGVH; encoded by the coding sequence GTGAGCGAACAATTTGACTACGATTTGGTAATTATCGGCGCGGGTGTAGGCGGACATGGTGCCGCGCTCCACGCTGTCAGTTGCGGTCTGAAGACAGCGATCGTCGAAGCGGGAGATATGGGTGGTACCTGTGTCAATCGCGGTTGTATCCCCTCCAAGGCACTCCTCGCCGCTTCGGGTAGAGTCCGCGAAATGCGGAATGCGCACCATCTTAAGGCGATGGGGATTCAGGTAGATAATGTCAATTTCGATCGCGAAGGCATTGCCGCTCATGCGAGCAATCTTGTCTCGAAGCTGCGCGGCGACTTGACAAATAGTTTGACACGTTTGAATGTCGAAGTGATTCGCGGCTGGGGTAAAGTGGTTGCCAGTCAAAAAATCAGCGTGACGACACCTGAAGGTGAGAAATTTATTACTGCCAAAGATGTGATGATTTCTTCCGGTTCGATTCCCTTTGTCCCTCCTGGAATTGAAGTCGATGGTAAAACGGTATTTACTAGTGACGATGCGATTAAATTAGAAACCTTGCCCCAATGGATCGCGATTATCGGTAGCGGCTACATCGGGTTGGAATTTTCTGATGTCTATACCGCATTGGGTTCGGAAGTGACGATGATTGAATTCTTCGACCAATTGATGCCGGGATTCGATACCGATATTGCCAAACTAGCCAAACGGATTTTAATCGATCCGCGCGATATCGACGCTCGCCCCAGCCTGCTCGCCAAACGGGTCATCCCTGGTTCGCCAGTCGTCATCGAACTCGCCGACGCGAAAACTAAAGAAGTCGTCGAAATCTTAGAGGTCGATGCCTGCCTCGTCGCGACGGGTCGGATTCCCGATACCAAAAACCTTAATTTAGAAGCTGTTGGGGTCGCCCTCGACCGCCGAGGCTTCATTCCGGTGAACGATCGGCTAGAGGTCTTAATCGACGACAAACCCGTTCCCCACCTATGGGCGATCGGCGATGCGACGGGTAAAATGATGTTGGCTCACGCCGCCTCCGCTCAAGGGATTATCGCTGTCGAAAATATCTGCGGTCGATCGAAAGAAGTCGATTATCAAAGTATCCCCGCTGCTGCATTTACCCATCCCGAAATTAGCTTTGTGGGGATGACGGAAGCCCAAGCCAAGGAAGCGGCTACTGCTGGCGGATTTGAGATCGCAGCGGTAAGAAGTTATTTTAAAGGTAACTCTAAAGCGATCGCTGAAGGTGAAGCCGACGGCATGGCGAAGGTGATTTATCGTAAGGATACTGGCGAAGTATTGGGTACCCACATTATCGGGTTGCACGCGGCGGATCTGATTCATGAAGCGTCTAATGCGATCGCGCAACGCAATTCGATCCATAATCTAGCCACCTACGTTCACGCTCATCCTACTCTGTCTGAGGTATTGGATGAAGCTTACAAACGTGCTGCTGGGGTTCACTAA
- a CDS encoding leucine-rich repeat domain-containing protein, translated as MSYKQLTRLPDSIGNIYTLTSLNITGNKLTQLPDSIGKLTKLDTLNVTDNWLSSIPENIGNLTRLIRLSFEDNHLMYLPESIDSLTNLAYLYLGTNSLTYLPESIGNLKNLIWLHLGCNSLNRIPDSFGNFYNLVDLGL; from the coding sequence TTGAGCTATAAACAACTCACTCGACTACCCGATAGCATTGGAAATATTTATACTCTTACAAGCTTAAACATAACTGGGAATAAACTCACTCAATTACCGGATAGTATCGGCAAACTGACTAAATTAGATACACTAAATGTCACGGATAATTGGCTTAGTAGTATACCAGAAAATATCGGTAATCTCACCCGCTTGATTAGACTATCTTTTGAAGATAATCATCTCATGTATTTACCGGAGAGTATTGACAGTCTTACTAACCTAGCTTATCTATATTTAGGGACTAACTCTCTTACATATCTACCAGAGAGTATTGGCAATCTTAAAAATTTAATATGGTTACACTTAGGCTGTAACTCTCTCAATCGCATACCAGATAGTTTTGGTAATTTTTACAACCTTGTTGACTTAGGTCTATAG
- a CDS encoding type II toxin-antitoxin system HigB family toxin: MGKSWHPLEEWYQTIKQAEWRSLDNVRQIYRSADAVGNFTVFNIKGNNYRLIVGIDYEDMTIYYKYLLTHTEYDQEKWKNDPYF; encoded by the coding sequence TTGGGTAAATCATGGCATCCATTAGAAGAGTGGTACCAAACTATCAAGCAAGCAGAATGGCGTAGCTTAGATAATGTGCGACAAATCTACCGTAGTGCCGATGCAGTGGGGAATTTTACAGTATTTAATATCAAAGGTAATAATTATCGTCTAATTGTAGGAATCGATTATGAAGACATGACAATTTACTATAAATACTTGTTGACTCATACCGAATATGATCAGGAGAAGTGGAAAAATGACCCTTACTTTTGA
- a CDS encoding helix-turn-helix domain-containing protein, producing MTLTFDDRTYNNLLAEISPKVIETEAEYDRALAIAERLTFTKNKTPEERAVYRLLVVLIEAYESEHYALPVAKPHEILQHIMEASGTCQSDLVKIVGSSSVVSEIVNGKLAISKAQAKILGDLFKVSPSLFI from the coding sequence ATGACCCTTACTTTTGACGATAGAACTTACAACAATCTGCTGGCAGAGATTAGCCCTAAAGTTATCGAAACAGAAGCAGAATACGATCGAGCGTTGGCAATTGCCGAACGGCTGACATTTACCAAGAATAAAACACCAGAAGAGAGAGCTGTTTATCGCTTATTAGTAGTACTAATCGAAGCGTATGAAAGCGAACATTATGCCTTGCCTGTAGCGAAGCCTCATGAAATACTTCAGCATATTATGGAAGCTAGCGGTACTTGCCAATCGGATTTAGTGAAGATTGTGGGTTCGAGTAGTGTCGTATCGGAGATCGTTAATGGCAAGCTAGCTATTAGCAAAGCCCAAGCGAAAATTTTAGGAGATTTATTTAAGGTATCTCCTAGTTTATTTATTTAA
- the yqeK gene encoding bis(5'-nucleosyl)-tetraphosphatase (symmetrical) YqeK yields MRAKILAWLNENVPPKRIQHILGVERMAIELATHYQLDADIAAQAGLMHDLAKYFKPQRLLELARAEGLPIDEVDIAAPHLLHADVSAIVARDEFGITNPEILQAIADHTLGRPGMGAMSCIVFLADTLEAGRGDTPELEALRQLSYQDLHRAVWHTCDYSLKYLLSTRCLIHPRTIRTRNWAMTMSHAAVVT; encoded by the coding sequence GTGCGCGCAAAGATTCTCGCCTGGTTGAATGAAAACGTCCCTCCTAAACGAATCCAGCATATACTAGGAGTGGAACGGATGGCGATCGAGCTTGCCACACATTACCAGCTAGATGCAGACATCGCCGCCCAAGCCGGATTGATGCACGATTTGGCCAAATATTTCAAACCCCAACGTTTATTAGAACTCGCACGAGCCGAAGGACTACCGATCGATGAAGTGGATATAGCCGCCCCACACTTATTACATGCCGATGTCAGCGCGATTGTCGCGCGGGACGAGTTTGGCATCACCAATCCCGAAATTCTCCAAGCGATCGCCGATCATACCTTGGGCAGGCCAGGAATGGGTGCGATGAGTTGTATCGTGTTTTTAGCCGATACGCTCGAAGCCGGACGCGGCGATACGCCAGAATTAGAAGCTCTACGTCAACTCAGTTATCAAGATTTACATCGAGCTGTCTGGCATACCTGTGACTATTCACTCAAATATTTGCTATCTACCCGTTGTCTCATCCATCCCCGCACCATTCGTACCCGCAATTGGGCGATGACGATGAGTCATGCAGCAGTTGTGACTTGA
- the rsfS gene encoding ribosome silencing factor, producing the protein MTETATLTDTNQTTEHTIEQLAFLAAEAADDRKAGDMLLIDISQVSTLADYLLIVSGFSKVQLRAISGSIIDKIEEQLQRLPLRTEGQDRGGWILLDYGDLIVHIMMPEQREFYNLEAFWGHGQVVPLPQAS; encoded by the coding sequence ATGACTGAAACCGCAACTTTGACAGACACAAATCAGACTACCGAACACACGATCGAACAACTCGCATTCCTCGCGGCTGAAGCCGCAGACGATCGCAAAGCTGGAGACATGTTACTAATCGATATTTCGCAAGTATCGACACTTGCCGATTACTTATTGATCGTATCGGGTTTTTCTAAGGTACAATTGCGGGCGATTTCTGGTTCGATTATCGATAAAATCGAGGAACAGTTACAGCGGCTGCCATTACGCACCGAAGGTCAAGATCGCGGTGGTTGGATCTTGCTAGATTATGGCGATCTCATTGTCCATATCATGATGCCAGAACAACGAGAATTTTATAACCTCGAAGCTTTCTGGGGTCACGGTCAGGTCGTACCATTACCACAAGCCTCTTAG
- a CDS encoding CGLD27 family protein, protein MSNSSSFCPVPKEQQPINEYQELQSSWFFGWVKLDPGKYITKLLWVGIWSLIVTAPLAAASFPIAKYPIQFGICTIVGSSIFVMLATVRLYLGWIYVKNRLYGESIFYEESGWYDGQTWLKTPEILTRDRLLVSYEIQPILARIKNTFFTLIGATIAVIISWLLIY, encoded by the coding sequence ATGAGTAATTCTTCTTCTTTTTGTCCGGTTCCTAAAGAGCAACAACCAATTAACGAGTATCAAGAATTACAGAGTTCTTGGTTTTTTGGTTGGGTAAAATTAGATCCAGGTAAGTATATTACGAAATTACTTTGGGTGGGAATTTGGAGCTTAATCGTTACAGCTCCTTTGGCTGCTGCCAGTTTCCCGATCGCCAAATACCCAATCCAATTTGGGATTTGCACGATCGTCGGTAGCTCGATCTTTGTGATGCTAGCTACCGTCAGATTGTATCTGGGCTGGATTTATGTAAAAAATCGCTTGTATGGAGAATCGATTTTTTATGAAGAATCAGGTTGGTATGATGGCCAAACATGGCTGAAAACGCCAGAAATTCTCACCCGCGATCGCCTATTAGTCAGTTATGAAATCCAACCAATCCTCGCGAGAATTAAAAATACTTTTTTTACACTGATCGGCGCAACCATCGCTGTTATTATTTCTTGGCTCTTAATTTATTAA
- a CDS encoding asparaginase, whose protein sequence is MAQRTKSPALTVSLLREGIIESVHQVQAVVCDSRGRVLSVAGDAEHPTFIRSALKPFQAIAVTSNGILERYQLTDRDLAVMCSSHAAEIIHTRQVFNILWRADIDTNALKCPIPSDKTSPLEHNCSGKHAGMLAVCRAHNWPLANYLERNHPLQKLILSKFAEILKMPPDEFIGVHDDCGAPVYLMPISQMATLYAYLASGESLDLERIVRAMTHHPELIAGTGRFDTQLMQLTQGELVSKAGAEGIQCIGRVGEGMGLTIKSNDGSKRAKYAAAIQLLHQMGWITPAVSEILTEQFLSIGSYTRLDVAGELAMV, encoded by the coding sequence ATGGCTCAACGTACTAAATCTCCAGCACTAACTGTCAGCTTATTACGAGAAGGAATTATCGAATCCGTTCACCAAGTTCAAGCCGTCGTTTGCGATAGTCGCGGGCGCGTTTTATCGGTTGCGGGAGATGCCGAACATCCGACATTCATTCGCTCGGCTCTCAAACCTTTTCAAGCGATCGCCGTCACGAGCAATGGGATCTTAGAACGTTATCAGCTAACCGATCGAGACTTGGCCGTAATGTGCAGCTCTCATGCCGCCGAAATTATTCACACTCGTCAAGTTTTTAATATTCTCTGGCGAGCTGATATCGACACCAACGCCCTTAAATGTCCGATCCCGTCTGATAAAACTAGCCCCCTAGAGCACAATTGTTCTGGCAAACATGCAGGGATGTTGGCAGTTTGTCGCGCGCACAATTGGCCGCTAGCTAACTATTTAGAGCGCAACCATCCCCTCCAAAAACTGATTTTGAGCAAATTTGCCGAAATCCTCAAAATGCCCCCAGATGAGTTTATTGGCGTCCATGACGACTGTGGCGCGCCTGTCTATCTAATGCCGATCTCGCAGATGGCGACGCTCTATGCTTATCTGGCTTCTGGCGAAAGTTTGGATCTAGAGCGAATCGTACGCGCGATGACTCATCATCCCGAACTGATCGCTGGGACGGGGCGATTTGACACCCAACTGATGCAACTCACTCAAGGCGAGTTAGTAAGCAAAGCAGGCGCAGAAGGGATTCAATGTATCGGCAGAGTCGGCGAAGGTATGGGCTTAACCATCAAGTCTAATGATGGCTCCAAACGCGCTAAATATGCCGCCGCGATTCAGCTCCTCCATCAGATGGGCTGGATTACTCCCGCAGTCTCCGAAATTCTCACCGAACAATTCTTGTCGATCGGTTCTTATACTCGCTTGGATG